AAGGCTATCACGGTGCTCCATTCGCCCGTGGCAACTGAGATACCATAGATTACAGCCGCACCTATCAGACCAATAAAATGTTCAGTACTGATATTGGCAGCAATGTAAGAGCTACCTACGACATACCATGGTAAGGTTTTTCCAGCAAGGAAGTAGTCTGCGGCATCAGTACTTTTCTTCTTGCCACTGATATAGCCAATAAGGCTCAACAATATGAAATAACCAAAAAAGGCCACATAGTCTGCAAAGTGTAGTTCGAATGATGTGATTTCCATAGTCTATTTATTCTTAGTTGAGTGAAAGAAAGATGTCACCATCGCGATCATCTAGTTCAAAGGTTTGGTCCACAGAACCGTCAGATGCTCTTTTTCTTTTTTGTTCGAATTGGATGGTGACTGGGCCATTTTGCCATTCGTTGTAGATGACGGTGCCCTTTGTGTATTCACGCTGGAATGCACCATCCTCTCTGGTGGTAACTTTCGTAAGCGGATTACCCAATTCTACGTCCCAAAAGGGATACCAATCATGATAGTGGTCGGGTGTTTTCAATGGATTAGGATCTGCATATAGGGTATATCCATCGGAATGGGTGAGGCCCAGCGTTGTGACTGCTCGCATTCGAGACAGGTCGTCTCTGTTGCCCCATGTTTCCAGGCAGTTGATCACTGGTGCTTGAAAATGGCTTTCGAAGAAGGTGAGTGCCTCTCTCATTTTTTTCCATTTTCTTCCGTTACGGTTCGTGTCACCTCCCAAAATGCCTTTCACCTCTAGGGATTTGTCATCAATAGGGTTCAGCTCCATAAAAGAGCCATTAATGTAGGGCGCATATTTTTCCCCATCTTCGATATCATCGTGGATGTTGACTATGATCAGCCCTTCCTGACCAATAGCAGCTCGTGTTTTTTTGATGATGTCAAGGTGCCCGCTCCAGTCAAACATGACGCCATCATAGACTCCTGATTCCAGAGCTAGTTTGCATTGTCTGGCGACATTGTCTTGAAATTCGGGATTGTCATAGTTGAGCAAGTAAAATGGCTCCCAGCCTCCTAGCCAGCCTTTTTCAATTTCTCCATTTTTGTTCCTGAGCCACCATGGACTGTCTTTGGGTAAGAAACTGCTAGGTGCATCCCTCCATCTGACCTCAAAAAGCAGTACCATATTAGGGTTCTTTTCCAGCAATCGAGCTTTATTGGCTTTTGCCTTTGCCAGGCTTTCAGGATCAAAGGTGTCAGAAAGACCATCGTGTGTTCCAGCCCATTCCAGCCCCAAGACTAAATCAACACCTTCTCCCAGTTGACTCAAGGGTTCTTCCCAAAGGAGGTCATGTTTGGCAGCTGCATCCAATCTCTGCTCCAAAGTTTCGGTAGGGTACTGCTCTGGCATGTCTATTCCATACCATGCCTGAAAGATAGAAGGGTAGCTTCTGGCAGATATTCTTTCTACTGTAGTTTTTTGCTTGGCTTCTGTTTGAACAACTTTTTCTTCCTTGACTTCACGCTTGCTCTCGCAGGAGAACAATCCATAGCTGGCAGTTGCAAGTACCAGACTGGCTATATATAGTCTTTTCATTTTAGCTTCATTATTATATTAAATCCAATCACCAAGGTAAAGTGACTGGGATCAAGTGGGATGTCCGTCCATATTAGAAAAGCGCTCATTTGTACATTTGATTAAAATCTAGGGATTTGAAGGTGTTTTGGAAGAATGAGCGCCTCTTTAGCACTTATGCGCTAGTGGAGGCTTTCACTTTCTTCTTTATTCGAGTAATTATTGATTTAAAGAAGATATGAGAGTATTTAAATACTATGCTGACTTGCTACTCTTGATACTGATAGTTTCATGCAAGCAAGGTTTACAGAGGGCTGAGGTTGAAAAAGGCCAGATTCAGGAAAGGACCAAGAAGATGAATATATTATTCATCAATGATGAAGATTTGTCCATTCGCGCTGTGGGTGCCTATGGCAATGAAGATGCCATCACTCCCAATCTTGATCGCTTGGCGGACCAGAGTATATTATTTAACAATGCGATTTGCCAGGCACCCATGTGTAATGCCTCTCGTGCTTCATTTTTGACTGGTCTTAGACCGGAAAATATCAATGTTTTCACTAATCAGGACTTGATGAACGAGTCTTCCCCAAATCAGATTTTGGGGATTGCTTCTGAACTCAAGGACAAGGGTGCTTTTTTGGCCAATATTGGCAAACTCTATCACGGGAGGGAAAAGCATATTCGATATGATGATTTTGATCTACTCGCTTATTGCAAGTTTCCGAAGGACTTTAAGGGAGAGGTGATTGCTGAAGACGAAAGTTGTTCTAAGAGAAGATTCATTTATTCTCCAGATTCTGTTTTGGAAAATGAATTGATCAAGAGACAGAAAATCTACGAGCAAAAAAACAAGGAAATCCCTATGACTGCTGAGAATTGGTGGTTCGATGTGGGGATTCCTTATATAGGTATGCAATTTCAGCTACTGGGAGATTCTGGAGTGCCAGAAGAGTGCGACGAAGATTATAAGAAGGCCAGGTTAGCAGGGGAGTTATTGAGGCAAAAAGCCGCTGACGGACAGCAATTCTTTTTGTCGGTGGGCTTCTCAAAGCCACATACGCCTATCAGAGCGCCTAAAAAATACATGGATATGTATGAGGTGTCTGAGACGCGTTTGACATCCAAACAGCCAGAATTAGATAGTGGAATGTTGCCTGCATCCAAGCGATTTGGTGCTGGGGCTGATTTGTTTACCGGATGGTTTGATGAAGAATTTCCGCAATTGAGAGAAACGCCAGAAAGACAGCAAAAGGCAGTGGCTTCTTATTTGGCTTCATCTACCTTCATAGATGCACAACTAGGCTATTTGTTGGATATACTCGAAGAGACTGGATTGGCTGAGAATACGATAGTAGTATTTATGACTGATCATGGCTTTCATCTGGGTGAGCATGGACTTTGGAGCAAGTACTCCGTTTTCGATGAGGTCTTGCGCGTACCTATGATGATCAAGGTTCCGGGTGTCGCTAGTGCAAAGCATGAGGGAATAGTGGAGCTGCTAGATCTACTGCCAACGTTGAAGGAAATGTGGGGACTTCCTGTGCCTGATTACCTGGAAGGGGAAAGTTTGCTTCCGGTATTTGAGCAGCCGGAAGTATCTGTTAAGACACATGCATTTAATACATTCGATCAGTACGGAATAGCTAAGAAACATGTCCGTGGTTATACGATCAGAACAAAAAGGTACAGGTTGA
This is a stretch of genomic DNA from Reichenbachiella ulvae. It encodes these proteins:
- a CDS encoding putative glycoside hydrolase family 15 protein is translated as MKRLYIASLVLATASYGLFSCESKREVKEEKVVQTEAKQKTTVERISARSYPSIFQAWYGIDMPEQYPTETLEQRLDAAAKHDLLWEEPLSQLGEGVDLVLGLEWAGTHDGLSDTFDPESLAKAKANKARLLEKNPNMVLLFEVRWRDAPSSFLPKDSPWWLRNKNGEIEKGWLGGWEPFYLLNYDNPEFQDNVARQCKLALESGVYDGVMFDWSGHLDIIKKTRAAIGQEGLIIVNIHDDIEDGEKYAPYINGSFMELNPIDDKSLEVKGILGGDTNRNGRKWKKMREALTFFESHFQAPVINCLETWGNRDDLSRMRAVTTLGLTHSDGYTLYADPNPLKTPDHYHDWYPFWDVELGNPLTKVTTREDGAFQREYTKGTVIYNEWQNGPVTIQFEQKRKRASDGSVDQTFELDDRDGDIFLSLN
- a CDS encoding sulfatase, which translates into the protein MRVFKYYADLLLLILIVSCKQGLQRAEVEKGQIQERTKKMNILFINDEDLSIRAVGAYGNEDAITPNLDRLADQSILFNNAICQAPMCNASRASFLTGLRPENINVFTNQDLMNESSPNQILGIASELKDKGAFLANIGKLYHGREKHIRYDDFDLLAYCKFPKDFKGEVIAEDESCSKRRFIYSPDSVLENELIKRQKIYEQKNKEIPMTAENWWFDVGIPYIGMQFQLLGDSGVPEECDEDYKKARLAGELLRQKAADGQQFFLSVGFSKPHTPIRAPKKYMDMYEVSETRLTSKQPELDSGMLPASKRFGAGADLFTGWFDEEFPQLRETPERQQKAVASYLASSTFIDAQLGYLLDILEETGLAENTIVVFMTDHGFHLGEHGLWSKYSVFDEVLRVPMMIKVPGVASAKHEGIVELLDLLPTLKEMWGLPVPDYLEGESLLPVFEQPEVSVKTHAFNTFDQYGIAKKHVRGYTIRTKRYRLTKWGKNTLHGVELYDFEVDPMEQHNVADQTDYSKVRDSLLQILDKEIILQVEAES